One segment of Streptosporangium brasiliense DNA contains the following:
- a CDS encoding SGNH/GDSL hydrolase family protein has protein sequence MTSRFIRLTAALLMVALSAVPALPHPVAAPDESNGGVRIMPLGDSITDGFNVPGGYRVNLWRSLADADHLVDFVGSGFNGPAELADHDHEGHPGWRIDEIDAQVSGWIGAASPRTVLLHIGTNDIVQNRDLGGAPARLSALIDRIAAAAPQAELFVATIIPLADPVLEARAVAYNAAIPGIVRSKAAAGGHVHLVDMHAAVTTADLADGVHPNRTGYDRMASAWYAALSSVPGSAGEDGAPPARRRPGPARPAAR, from the coding sequence ATGACTTCTCGGTTCATACGGCTGACGGCCGCGCTGCTCATGGTGGCGCTCAGCGCCGTCCCGGCCCTCCCCCATCCCGTGGCGGCCCCGGACGAGTCCAACGGCGGCGTGCGGATCATGCCGCTCGGCGACTCCATCACCGACGGCTTCAACGTCCCCGGCGGCTACCGTGTCAACCTGTGGAGGTCGCTGGCCGACGCCGACCACCTCGTCGACTTCGTGGGCTCGGGCTTCAACGGGCCCGCCGAGCTGGCCGACCACGACCACGAGGGTCACCCCGGATGGCGGATCGACGAGATCGACGCCCAGGTCTCCGGGTGGATCGGGGCGGCGTCACCGCGGACGGTGCTGCTGCACATCGGCACCAATGACATCGTCCAGAACCGAGACCTGGGCGGCGCACCCGCCAGGCTCTCCGCTCTCATCGACCGCATCGCCGCGGCGGCCCCGCAGGCCGAGCTGTTCGTCGCCACGATCATCCCGCTGGCCGATCCCGTGCTGGAGGCCCGGGCCGTCGCCTACAACGCCGCGATCCCCGGCATCGTCCGGAGCAAGGCCGCCGCGGGCGGGCACGTGCACCTGGTCGACATGCACGCCGCCGTCACCACCGCCGACCTGGCCGACGGGGTGCATCCCAACCGCACCGGCTACGACAGGATGGCCTCGGCGTGGTACGCCGCGCTGTCCTCCGTACCCGGAAGCGCCGGGGAGGACGGCGCCCCACCGGCAAGACGGCGTCCGGGGCCCGCGCGCCCTGCGGCCCGCTGA